DNA from Mesorhizobium loti R88b:
CAGTTCCATGTCACCGACCAGCAGATGGACTGGTTCGTTCTCTTCGTGATTGGTGTTGGACAGGAACACGGAGGACAGCCGGTCGAAGGTCAGCACGCCATCCGGTTTCGGATAAACGATCTTCTTGTGCTTGGCGGCAGGCTCCAGCGCGGCATAGTCGGCCTTGCCGTGCTTCAGCGTGCCGAAGGGCGAGACGCCGAACAGCGTGTTCAGCCACATGTCGAGGCCGCCGAGGCCAATGCCGACAATGGTGCCGAAGCGCGACCACAGCGGCTTGACGTTGCGGACCTTCTTCAAATCCTTGCCGATGTCGGTCGCCCGCCAAGCTTCCTCGTAGGATTTGAGCTCATCATTGGCGCGGCCGGCGGCAATTGCTTCGCTGACATGATCGGCCGCCAGCATGCCCGACAGCACCGCATTGTGGGACCCCTTGATACGCGGCACGTTGACGAAGCCGGCAGCACAGCCCATCAGCGCGCCGCCGGGGAAGGACAATTTCGGCACCGATTGCCAGCCGCCTTCGGTGATGGCGCGCGCGCCATAGCCCAGCCGCTTGGCGCCCTCGAACGTGCCTGCGATCGCCGGATGCGTCTTGAAGCGCTGGAATTCCTCGAACGGCGACAGATAGGGGTTCTTGTAATTGAGGTGGAGGACGAAGCCGACCGCCACCTGGTTATCCTCGAGGTGGTAGAGGAAGGAGCCACCGCCGGTCTTCATGTCGAGCGGCCAGCCGAAGGAATGCTGCACCAGGCCCGGCCGGTGGTTCTCCGGCTTGACCTGCCAGAGTTCCTTCAGGCCGATGCCGTACTTGCCGGGCTCGCGGCCATCGGAGAGCTTGTATTTGGCGATCAGCTGTTTGGCGAGCGAGCCGCGTGCGCCTTCGCCGATCAGCACATATTTGCCCATCAGCGCCATGCCCGGCGCGAAGCCCGGACCGTGCGTGCCGTCCTTCTCTACGCCCATGTCGCCGGTGACGACGCCGGTGACGGCGCCTTCTTCATTGTAGAGCAGGCCGACGGCGGCAAAGCCCGGATAGATCTCGACGCCGAGCGCCTCGGCCTTACCCGCCAGCCAGCGGCAGACATTGCCGAGCGAGACGATGTAATTGCCATGATTGTTCATCAGTGGCGGCATGAAAATGTTGGGCAGGCGGAACGAGCCGGCAGGGCCCAGCACCAGGAAATGATCCGCCGTGACCGGTGTCTTGAACGGATGGCCCTCCTCCTCGCGCCAGCCCGGCAGCAGCCGGTCGATGCCGATCGGGTCGACAACGGCGCCGGAGAGGATATGCGCACCGACCTCGCCGCCCTTTTCCAGCACGACGACGGAAAGCTCCGGATTGACCTGCTTGAGGCGGATGGCCGCGGCAAGGCCGGCCGGTCCGGCGCCGACGATAACCACGTCGAATTCCATGCTTTCGCGTTCGATGTCGCTCATCAACCCCTCCGCACTGGCTTGCCGCTGTTGCGTATCTTGCTGGCTCCTGCGCTGCATAGCGCATCAATCGGCGACAGGAAACCGGCGCATACGTGACAATGCGGATTTGGCCAAAAAGTCGCGCATCCTGCGGCAAGGCAACCGTTTGTGCCCGATGCGCCCTGCCGCGCTTGCGTTTTTTAATTGTTCGGCGGCTTGCTTATCGGCCATACTTCCCGCCATGCGCATTCCTGGGCCAGCCGGCTTTCCTTCGACGCGCTTCCTTTTCCCGTCCGGCCGGGCCTGCCGGGCGATTCTTCTGGCCCTTCTGATATCGGCACCGGGTCACGCCGCGGCGGACGAGGTGAAAGTCTGGGCAACAGGCGCCTACTCCTTTTCCGATGAGCTTGGCGGCTTCCGCATCACCGGAGCCTCCGGCATCGGAACCAAGGACGATCCGCTTGTCATCACCGAAGAGCTGAATTCGGCGACACCGGTGACGCTGACCATCCGCACCACCAAGCCAATCCAGGCGTTCGGCAAGGCGGGCGAGTTCGCCAATGGCATCATGTACATGCGCATCGACGTGCTCAACAACAGCGGCCAAGCCTGGATCGAGTTCCAGTTCGAGCTTCAGGAGATACTGGATCAGCCAAGTGTCTTTGGCGACGGGCTTTCGTTCGATCAGCGCAACAAGACAACCGACGATATCCGGTCGAGCAACTTCGCCAATTTCGACCGCGACTTCGAACCCTATGACCGCTTGCTGTTCAAGAATGGCAAGGTCGATCCGCTCAAGACGGCCAGCTTCGAGTTCCTGATGACCGACTACACGCCCCGGTGGACCTTCTATGTCGTGCAGGATCCACGCATACCGACGGGATAGGGCGAGCCGCCAGCCTTGCAAATTGCAGTCATGCGGACGAATGTGCGTGCCATGACTGCCGCCTCCCCCAACAGCCCGACCGAAATTGCCGACATCCTGGCTTTCTATGCCAGCGCCGGCGTCGATGAGGCGCTGGAAGACGCCCCGGTGAATCGCTTCGCCGAGGCTGCGCCGAGGCCTGTGGAGCGCGCGCCAGTGCCAGCGGCGCCCCCTCGCGAAGACAAGGCGCCGGAGCGACCGGCAGCTCCCGGACTGGATGCGAGCCGGGTGCCGGATGCGCCGCCGGCGCGTTCGTCGGTCGCCGCGGTGCCAGACGAAGCACAAGCGGCGCTTGCGCGCCAGTTGGCGACGACGGCAACGACCCTGGACGAGCTACGCCAGCATATGGCGGCCTTCGACGGCTGCAATCTCAAGACCACCGCCAAGAATCTGGTGTTCGCCGACGGCAATCCGGAGTCGGCCGTGATGCTGGTCGGCGAGGCGCCCGGTCGCGACGAGGACATCGAGGGGCTGCCTTTCGTCGGCCGTTCCGGCCGGCTGCTCGACCGCATGCTGGCGGCGATCGGGCTCGACCGCACTTCGGTCTACATCGCCAATGTCATTCCATGGCGGCCGCCGGGCAATCGCACGCCGACGCCACACGAAACCGAAATCTGCCGGCCGTTCATCGAACGGCAGATCGAACTGGTCAATCCAAAGGTGCTGGTCAATCTCGGCGGGCCGTCGGCCAAGACCTTGCTCAACACCTCGGAAGGCATTTTGCGGCTTCGTGGCAACTGGCGTGTCCACACCACCGCCTCCGGCATCGCCATTCCGGCCATGCCGACGCTTCATCCGGCCTATCTGCTGCGGACACCCGCCCACAAGAAGCTGGCATGGCGGGACTTTCTCGAGGTGAAGGCGAAGCTGCGGACGCTCTCTTAGCGATGACTTCGCAGGTAATTGAAATGCCGTCCCTGTCGGCCTAACCATCCTGCTATGACAACAGCCCAAACCTCCGCCGGCAGCCTCATCCGCGAATGGCGCACGCGCCGCCGCATGAGCCAGCTCGACCTCGCCATGGAAGCCGAGATTTCGCAGCGGCATCTCTCCTTCGTCGAAAGCGGGCGTGCCGCGCCCTCCCGTGACATGGTCTTGCACCTGGCCGAGCAGTTGGCGATCCCGTTGAGGCAACGCAATCAGTTGCTGCTGGCTGCGGGCTTTGCGCCGAGCTTCGGCGAACGGCCGCTTACCGACACGATGCTGGCACCGGCGATGGCGGCGGTCGAGATTGTGCTCAAGGGCCATGAGCCGTTCCCGGCGCTGGCGGTGGACAGGCACTGGAACCTGGTTTCGGCCAATGCCGCGATCGCTCCGTTCCTAGCCGATGTCAGCGAGGCTTCGCTGCTGACGTCACCAGTCAATGTGCTTCGCCTCAGCCTGCATCCCGGCGGTATCGCACCGCGCATCGTCAACCTCCAGGAATGGCGCACGCACCTGCTCGAGCGTCTCAAGCACCAGAACGATGCCGCCGGCGACCCGGTGCTGGTCGAGCTGGAGCGCGAATTGCGCAGCTATCCTTCCGGCCTCAAGGGCAGCAGGCCAACCACCGTCGAGCCGAATGCCATCGTGCATCCGCTCAGGCTGGCCCATGGCGATCAGGTGCTGTCGTTCATAAGTACCATTACCGTGTTCGGCACGCCGCTCGACGTGACCTTGTCGGAACTGGCGATTGAGTCCTTCTTCCCTGCGGATGAACAGACAAGGGCGGTGCTGGTGCGGCTGGCTAAGGAGCGGAGCGACCGCTCCTGATCAGCCTTGTGGAGGCGTCACCTTGCGCGCTCGCTTGCGCTCCAGTCCGAGTTGCCGCTCGCGCCAGATGATGAAGATGCCAGCGGCCACCACGATCACACCGCCGACCAGCGTCCTGAACGAGGTCACGTCGCCGAAAACGAAATAGCCGACGATGACGCCGAGGATCATCGACGTGTATTCGAACGGCGCCACCACCGAGGCCTCGGCATGGCGATAGGCCGAGGTCATCAGGATCTGGCCGAGGCCGCCGCAGAAGCCGGCCATGACGAGCAGCGCGGCTTGCGCCGGCGTCAGCGATTGCCAGCCGAAAGGCAGCGTCAGCAGGGAGAGCACGCTGGCGGTCGACGAGAACCATAACACGATGGTCGCCGTCTTCTCCGTTTGCACGAGATTGCGCACAAGCAGCATGGCGACAGCCGAGATCGCCGCGGCCACCAGCGCGGCCATGACGCCCAGGACCTCCTGATCATCGAGCCCTTCATCCGAGTTGAGCAGGGTCAGCTCCGGCCAGGAAATGATGAGCACGCCAATGAGACCGATCGCGACTGCGCTCCAGCGATAGACGCGGATCGTCTCGCCAAGGAAGACCGAGGAGAACACCACGACCAGCAGCGGTTGTGCATAGTTCAGCGTGATCGCCTCCGGCAGCGGCAACCTGGTGAGCGCGAAGAAGCCAAGCCCCATGGCGCCGACGCCGACGATGCCTCGCGCGACATGGTTGAAGGGACGTTTGGTGACGAATGCCGTCGACAGATGTCCCTTCAAGGCCAGGAAGGCAATGATCGGGAAGATGGCGAAGAACGAGCGGAAGAAGACGATCTGCCCGGCCGGCACCTCGCCGGCCGCCTTGATGCAGGTTTGCATGCCGACAAAAACCGCCACCGACACGATCTTCAGGGCAATGCCCCTCAGAGTGTCGTGACCACCGGTTGTTTCTGGTTGAGCCCCGGCTCCTGATGTCACGCTGGCGATCGGTCCTTGATCGTTGCCTGTATGCCCGGCAACGCTGGCATTCAACATGCGTTGGCCGCGATGCCGCAAAGTAAGGCCTCGATAGACCCTCTCGCAGTTTTGTCGAGGGACTGTTTCGTGTAAAGAGCGCGGACTTCAATTTCTTGGACCGGCAGGAAGTCCGCTCCCAACGCAATCGACAGGAAAAACAACGGAATGCGCACGGACACCGGCCAGGTCTTCAAGCTCGAAGACTATCGCCCCAACGATTATCTCATTCCGCAGACCAATCTCACCTTCCGCCTTTCGCCCGAGGCCACAATCGTCACCGCTACACTGACGATCGAGCGTCGCGAGGGGGTGTCCGTGTCGGCGCCATTGGTGCTCGACGGCGACGGGCTGACGCTCAAGCGCATCGAGATCAACGGCAAGAAGGCAAAACCGGCGGATCTGCTGGCAACACCTGACCAGCTGACCATTCTCAAGCCACCGGCCGCCCGCCGTTTCCAGTTGCTCATCGAAACCCAGTTGGAGCCCGCCGGCAACGAAGCCCTGATGGGCCTCTACCGCTCGAACAACGTCTATTGCACGCAATGCGAGGCCGAAGGCTTTCGCCGCATCACCTATTTCCTCGATCGCCCCGATATCCTGTCCGTCTATACCGTGCGCATTGAGGCGCTGCGTGACGAGGCTCCGCTGCTCCTGTCCAACGGCAATCCCGGAGAAAAAGGCGATCTCGGCGACGGCTGGCATTATGCCGTCTGGCACGACCCCTTCCCCAAGCCGTCCTATCTGTTCGCGCTGGTGGCCGGCAATCTCGGTCAGGTCGCAGACAGTTTCGTCACACTATCCGGCCGTAAGGTCGAGCTCGGCATCTATGTCGAGCCCGGCAAGGAGAAGCTGGCCGGCTACGCGATGGATGCGCTGAAGCGATCCATGAAATGGGATGAGGAGGCGTTTGGCCGCGAATACGATCTCGACGTCTTCAACATCGTCGCCGTGTCCGACTTCAACATGGGCGCGATGGAGAACAAGGGCCTAAACATCTTCAACGACAAATATGTGCTGGCCGACCAGGAGACCGCGACGGACGCCGATTTCGCCAATATCGAGGCGATCATCGCGCACGAATATTTCCACAATTGGACAGGCAACAGAATCACTTGCCGTGACTGGTTCCAGCTTTGCCTGAAGGAAGGGCTGACGGTTTTTCGTGACCATGAATTCTCCGCCGACCAGCGCTCGCGGCCGGTCAAGCGCATCGCCGAGGTACGCCTGCTGCGGGCGCATCAGTTCCCCGAGGATCAGGGCCCGCTGGCCCATCCGGTGCGGCCGCGCCGCTATCGCGAGATCAACAATTTCTACACGGCGACGGTCTACGAAAAGGGCTCCGAAGTGGTGCGCATGATCCGCACCATCCTTGGGGCTAAGGCCTTTCGCGCCGGCATGGACCTCTATTTCGAGCGGCACGACGGCGACGCGGCGACGATCGAGGATTTCATCAAGGTGTTCGAGGATGCGTCGGGCCGCGACCTGTCGCAGTTCGCGCTGTGGTACCATCAGGCGGGCACGCCCAATCTGACGGTCAGTTCGACGCACAATCCGGCCGCGCAGGAATTCACGCTCGAAATCGAACAGTCGGTGCCGCCGACACCATCCGAAAGCCGCAAGCGGCTGATGCATATTCCGCTCGCCTTCGGTCTGATCGGCACCGGCGGCAATCCTGTCGATTATAGCGGCGTCGAGGGCGCCAGCGTCGAGCATGGCGTCATCCATGTCCGCAAGCGCCGCCATGTGGTGCGGTTCTCGGGTGTGACCGAGCGCCCAGCTGTGTCACTCAACCGCGGCTTTTCGGCGCCGGTGACGCTGTCGGTCGAGCAGAAGGCCGACGACCAGTTCTTCCTCGCCCGCCATGACAGCGATGCCTTCTCGCGCTGGCAGGCCTTCAACACGCTGCTCACCGATGCGCTGATCGCTGCCTTCCGAGAAATCCTTGGCGGCAAGCAGCCGGTCTTCGCGACGCGGCTGACCGAGCTCGCCGGCAGCATTGCGGGTGACGAGACGCTGGAGCCGGCCTACCGGGCCTTGGCGCTGGCGCTGCCTGGCGAGGCCGACATCGCCCGCGATATCGGCAAGAACATTGATCCCGATGCCATCTATACGGCTCGACAGGCCCTTGCGCTCGCGATCGGCATCGCCAATGGCGTGGCATTTTCCGGCCTCTACGACGGCCTTGCCGACAAAACCACGTTCAGCCCCGACGCTACGAGTGCAGGACGACGTGCCTTGCGCAACACATTGCTGGACTATCTCGCGCTGCTGCCGGGTGGGGCGGCATTGGCGGCCGAGCATTTCCAGTCCGCGACCAACATGACCGACCGCGCAGCCGCTCTTGGCGCGCTCGCTCATCGCCACCACGGCTCGCTCGAGGCCATCAAGGCGCTGGCGGCTTTCGAGACGACTTATGGGTCCGATCCGCTGGTCATGGACAAATGGTTCCAGATCCAGGCCAGCGTGCCGGGACCACAAGCTGTGGACACCGTGCGTGCCCTGGCCGCTCACCCGGCCTTCTCGATGGGCAATCCAAACCGGGTGCGCTCGCTGATCGGCACATTCTCCAGCGCCAACCAGACTGGCTTCCATCGTGCCGACGGCGAAGGCTACCGGTTCTTTGCACAGACAGTGCTCGAGGTCGAAAAACGCAATCCGCAAGTGGCGGCAAGGCTGGCGACAGCGCTGAGGTCATGGCGTTCGCTCGAACCGGGCCGGCAAGCCAAGGCCCGGGAAGCGCTGCTTTCGATCGCCAATGCCGAAAACCTGTCGGCGGATCTGAGGGATATTGTCGAGCGAACGCTGGCTTAGGCGTCCTTGTCTCTCCCGCGAGGGGGAAGGCCCGAGCCACTGGAGCTCCAAAAGCCCATTATTTTAGTCGATTTTTAATCTTTTTTCGCCGGACCACTGGACAAGGCGAATCACGTTTGATTCTTTACTGACGATTCGGAAGTGCGGTGTTTGCCGGATCACCAAGCAGCATAGGCAAATTCGGGGAGTGCCATTTATGGCGAAGGCGGACGCGTGGGGCGCGCCCGGTGGGATGGCTTTTGCGCGTCGCGAGATGCGCAGTGATGGCCTTGCCGGGAATACGCGGCTCATTGCCGAACCGGCCTACAAGCGGCTTCTGGCCGCCGAGCCGCTGCTGCGACGGTCGATACCGGCCCTCATCATCATCTTCCTGCTCGTCATCGCGGCGCTGCGTGTGCTGTCGCTGATGAACGAGCGCGACGATGTCGAGCGCGATGCCAAAGCGATCCTGACGCTGGCGGCGGCACAGCTCGCCAGTGCTCTGGCCACGACCTCGGATACCGTGCCCGGCGCCGTTCAGGATCTGCTGGAAACCACCAGCCGTCAGGGCGCGATGGGCCGCAGCCATGTGCTCGTCATCACCGACAGCGCCTTCAAGATCACCGCGGTGACGCCGCGCTCGATGCCCTGGCAAGGCCATGCCCTCGACGGCCTCGTCGAAGGCGGTCAGCCCCTGTTCATGTTCGGTGATCGCGCCGGCGTCATGGAGGTCAGCATCGGCGGACAGGACTGGTATGCCGCGGTCAGCGTGGCCAAGGACCAGAAGGGTGCCGCGGCGGCTTTGGTACCGCAGGACGCGGTCTTCGACGCCTGGCGCAAGACCGTCTCGCTCAACGTCACCCTGTTCGTGCTGACAGCCGGCGTGCTGATCATCATCCTTTATGCCTATTTCGGGCAGGCGGCGCGGGCGCAGGCCGCCGACCGCATCTATGTCGAAGCGCATCAGCGCATCGACATGGCGCTGGTGCGCGGCCGCTGTGGCCTGTGGGACTGGGACATGGTGCGCGGCAAGATGTACTGGTCGCGCTCGATGTACGACATGCTGGGCTACGAGCCCTGCGACACGATGCTGTCCTTCGGTGAGGTCGATGAGATCATCCACCCCGAGGATGGCGACCTGTTCGAGCTCGCCAACAAAATTGTTGCCCGGGAGATCGATCATATCGACCAGGTGTTCCGGATGCGGCACGCCGATGGCCAATGGGTGTGGATGCGCGCTCGTGCACAGGTCATGGATCCGGAAGCGCCGGAAATCCAGCTGATCGGCATCGCCGTCGACGTCACCGAGCAGCGCCATCTGGCGCTGCGGTCCGAGGCGGCCGATCTTCGCCTCCGGACCGCGATCGAGAACATCAATGAATCCTTCGTGCTGTGGGATTCTGCCCAGCGCCTGATCATGTGCAACTCCAAATACCAGCAGGACAACGGGCTTTCGGATCGCGACGTGATGCCGGGCGTGACGCGCGCGTCCCTGGAAGAGCGGATGCTTGCCTTTGCTTCCGAGCGCCGGCTCGCCAACACCAATGGTCCGCAAGGCGGCGCCACTTTCGAGCGGCAGCTGAATGACGGCCGCTGGCTGCAGGTCAACGAACTCAGGACCAGGGATGGCGGCATCGTCTCGGTCGGATCCGACATCACCCAGATCAAGCTGCATCAGGAAAAGCTGGTCGACAGCGAACGCAGGCTGATGGCAACGATCCACGATCTCAGCCTCGCCAGGCGCTCCGAAGAGGAGCGTTCCAGTGAGCTGGTCGACCTCAACCGCAAATACATGAAGGAAACCGAACGCGCCGAAGCGGCGAACCGGGCCAAATCCGAATTCCTGGCCAACATGTCGCATGAACTGCGCACGCCGCTGAACGCCATCATCGGCTTCTCCGAACTGATGGAACAGGGGCTGTTCGGCCCGCTCGGCTCGGAGCGCTACGAGGAGTACGCCACCGATATCAACAGCAGCGGCAAATATCTGCTCGGCGTCATCAACGACATTCTCGATATGTCCAAGATCGAGGCTGGCCAGTTCTCGCTGGATCAGGAGCAGATCGATCTCGGGCCGCTGATCAGCGAGACGGTCCGCGTCGTCTCGCTGCAGGCCGCGCAAAAGGCGATCACCGTCGAAACGCGTATCGCCGACGCGCTGACACTGTTTGCGGATCGCCGGGCGATCAAGCAGATCGTCATCAACCTCCTGTCCAACGCGGTAAAGTTCACCGGCCAGGGCGGACACATATCGGTCCGGGCCCGCAACACATCAGGCGCGTTGGTGCTGACGATCGAAGACAATGGCTGCGGCATCCCGAAAGCGGCGCTCGGCAAGCTCGGGCGGCCCTTCGAACAGGTGCAGAACCAGTTTTCCAAGAACCACGCCGGATCAGGCCTTGGCCTTGCGATCTCGCGCTCGCTGGCCGAGCTCCAAGGCGGCGCGCTGAAGATCCGTTCGACCGAGGGCGTCGGCACGATCGTGTCGGTGCGTATACCGGTGAAGAGGGCGACCCAGGCGGTCAAAGTCGCGGCTTGAGCAGCAGGCCCAGTCAATGTTGCCGGAGCCTGCTGTCTTCTGCAGCTTCACTGTACGCCGCCGTCGTCATCCGATTGGCGATGATGGCCAAAACGCCTGCCCTTCGGCAGCTCGCTCTTCTCGATCTTGCCGTCATTGTTCTTGTCGAGCATGGCGAAGACCTTCTTCTCGCGACCGGTGATGTCGTCTGAGGTCAGCGTGCCATCGCCCCTGGCGTCGTAGCGGGCGATGATGCGCTTGGCCATGCGTTCGAAACGGGCCTTCTCCAGCGCATCGGCGAGTTGGGCGACGGTCAGCTTGCCGCCATTGTCGGCGACGAGCTTCTTCAGCCGGGCGTTCATGGCATCCGAGAATTGGTCGAAGGTGATGGTGCCGCCATTGTCATTCACCGCCCTGTCGAGACGCATCATCGTGCGCTCGCGAATCTTTGCGCTGTCGATGTTTTCGGCGTACGCCGCGCTGCCGACGGCACCGGCGAGAGCGATGAAAGCAAATGCGAGTTTGGTTGACTTTCTCATGGTCTTCTCCTGTTGCATCGTCACCCCCGATGCGGCCGGACCCGCTATTTCACGGTCGTCCAGCACGAAGTAAAAGGTCGAAGTCCTTCCTGACCTTTTGCGACGTCTCCTTGAGGTGCGCTTCCAGCACACCGAAATCCGGCAGGTCGGTGACCGCCAGAAGCAGATCCGAAAGCCCTGGCGGAACATCGTCGCGCTCAAAGGCGCCGGTGAGGCACAGCCGCGTCATCTGGGTCAGCGCCAGATAGAGCGCATAAG
Protein-coding regions in this window:
- a CDS encoding PAS domain-containing sensor histidine kinase — encoded protein: MAKADAWGAPGGMAFARREMRSDGLAGNTRLIAEPAYKRLLAAEPLLRRSIPALIIIFLLVIAALRVLSLMNERDDVERDAKAILTLAAAQLASALATTSDTVPGAVQDLLETTSRQGAMGRSHVLVITDSAFKITAVTPRSMPWQGHALDGLVEGGQPLFMFGDRAGVMEVSIGGQDWYAAVSVAKDQKGAAAALVPQDAVFDAWRKTVSLNVTLFVLTAGVLIIILYAYFGQAARAQAADRIYVEAHQRIDMALVRGRCGLWDWDMVRGKMYWSRSMYDMLGYEPCDTMLSFGEVDEIIHPEDGDLFELANKIVAREIDHIDQVFRMRHADGQWVWMRARAQVMDPEAPEIQLIGIAVDVTEQRHLALRSEAADLRLRTAIENINESFVLWDSAQRLIMCNSKYQQDNGLSDRDVMPGVTRASLEERMLAFASERRLANTNGPQGGATFERQLNDGRWLQVNELRTRDGGIVSVGSDITQIKLHQEKLVDSERRLMATIHDLSLARRSEEERSSELVDLNRKYMKETERAEAANRAKSEFLANMSHELRTPLNAIIGFSELMEQGLFGPLGSERYEEYATDINSSGKYLLGVINDILDMSKIEAGQFSLDQEQIDLGPLISETVRVVSLQAAQKAITVETRIADALTLFADRRAIKQIVINLLSNAVKFTGQGGHISVRARNTSGALVLTIEDNGCGIPKAALGKLGRPFEQVQNQFSKNHAGSGLGLAISRSLAELQGGALKIRSTEGVGTIVSVRIPVKRATQAVKVAA
- a CDS encoding uracil-DNA glycosylase, whose product is MTAASPNSPTEIADILAFYASAGVDEALEDAPVNRFAEAAPRPVERAPVPAAPPREDKAPERPAAPGLDASRVPDAPPARSSVAAVPDEAQAALARQLATTATTLDELRQHMAAFDGCNLKTTAKNLVFADGNPESAVMLVGEAPGRDEDIEGLPFVGRSGRLLDRMLAAIGLDRTSVYIANVIPWRPPGNRTPTPHETEICRPFIERQIELVNPKVLVNLGGPSAKTLLNTSEGILRLRGNWRVHTTASGIAIPAMPTLHPAYLLRTPAHKKLAWRDFLEVKAKLRTLS
- a CDS encoding electron transfer flavoprotein-ubiquinone oxidoreductase, coding for MSDIERESMEFDVVIVGAGPAGLAAAIRLKQVNPELSVVVLEKGGEVGAHILSGAVVDPIGIDRLLPGWREEEGHPFKTPVTADHFLVLGPAGSFRLPNIFMPPLMNNHGNYIVSLGNVCRWLAGKAEALGVEIYPGFAAVGLLYNEEGAVTGVVTGDMGVEKDGTHGPGFAPGMALMGKYVLIGEGARGSLAKQLIAKYKLSDGREPGKYGIGLKELWQVKPENHRPGLVQHSFGWPLDMKTGGGSFLYHLEDNQVAVGFVLHLNYKNPYLSPFEEFQRFKTHPAIAGTFEGAKRLGYGARAITEGGWQSVPKLSFPGGALMGCAAGFVNVPRIKGSHNAVLSGMLAADHVSEAIAAGRANDELKSYEEAWRATDIGKDLKKVRNVKPLWSRFGTIVGIGLGGLDMWLNTLFGVSPFGTLKHGKADYAALEPAAKHKKIVYPKPDGVLTFDRLSSVFLSNTNHEENEPVHLLVGDMELQKRSEHDVFAGPSTRYCPAGVYEWVDKDGNAAADPAAKDVRFVINAQNCVHCKTCDIKDPNQNINWVPPQGGEGPVYQGM
- the pepN gene encoding aminopeptidase N; translated protein: MRTDTGQVFKLEDYRPNDYLIPQTNLTFRLSPEATIVTATLTIERREGVSVSAPLVLDGDGLTLKRIEINGKKAKPADLLATPDQLTILKPPAARRFQLLIETQLEPAGNEALMGLYRSNNVYCTQCEAEGFRRITYFLDRPDILSVYTVRIEALRDEAPLLLSNGNPGEKGDLGDGWHYAVWHDPFPKPSYLFALVAGNLGQVADSFVTLSGRKVELGIYVEPGKEKLAGYAMDALKRSMKWDEEAFGREYDLDVFNIVAVSDFNMGAMENKGLNIFNDKYVLADQETATDADFANIEAIIAHEYFHNWTGNRITCRDWFQLCLKEGLTVFRDHEFSADQRSRPVKRIAEVRLLRAHQFPEDQGPLAHPVRPRRYREINNFYTATVYEKGSEVVRMIRTILGAKAFRAGMDLYFERHDGDAATIEDFIKVFEDASGRDLSQFALWYHQAGTPNLTVSSTHNPAAQEFTLEIEQSVPPTPSESRKRLMHIPLAFGLIGTGGNPVDYSGVEGASVEHGVIHVRKRRHVVRFSGVTERPAVSLNRGFSAPVTLSVEQKADDQFFLARHDSDAFSRWQAFNTLLTDALIAAFREILGGKQPVFATRLTELAGSIAGDETLEPAYRALALALPGEADIARDIGKNIDPDAIYTARQALALAIGIANGVAFSGLYDGLADKTTFSPDATSAGRRALRNTLLDYLALLPGGAALAAEHFQSATNMTDRAAALGALAHRHHGSLEAIKALAAFETTYGSDPLVMDKWFQIQASVPGPQAVDTVRALAAHPAFSMGNPNRVRSLIGTFSSANQTGFHRADGEGYRFFAQTVLEVEKRNPQVAARLATALRSWRSLEPGRQAKAREALLSIANAENLSADLRDIVERTLA
- a CDS encoding DMT family transporter; this encodes MLNASVAGHTGNDQGPIASVTSGAGAQPETTGGHDTLRGIALKIVSVAVFVGMQTCIKAAGEVPAGQIVFFRSFFAIFPIIAFLALKGHLSTAFVTKRPFNHVARGIVGVGAMGLGFFALTRLPLPEAITLNYAQPLLVVVFSSVFLGETIRVYRWSAVAIGLIGVLIISWPELTLLNSDEGLDDQEVLGVMAALVAAAISAVAMLLVRNLVQTEKTATIVLWFSSTASVLSLLTLPFGWQSLTPAQAALLVMAGFCGGLGQILMTSAYRHAEASVVAPFEYTSMILGVIVGYFVFGDVTSFRTLVGGVIVVAAGIFIIWRERQLGLERKRARKVTPPQG
- a CDS encoding helix-turn-helix domain-containing protein, with translation MTTAQTSAGSLIREWRTRRRMSQLDLAMEAEISQRHLSFVESGRAAPSRDMVLHLAEQLAIPLRQRNQLLLAAGFAPSFGERPLTDTMLAPAMAAVEIVLKGHEPFPALAVDRHWNLVSANAAIAPFLADVSEASLLTSPVNVLRLSLHPGGIAPRIVNLQEWRTHLLERLKHQNDAAGDPVLVELERELRSYPSGLKGSRPTTVEPNAIVHPLRLAHGDQVLSFISTITVFGTPLDVTLSELAIESFFPADEQTRAVLVRLAKERSDRS